Proteins encoded in a region of the Orcinus orca chromosome 8, mOrcOrc1.1, whole genome shotgun sequence genome:
- the CBLIF gene encoding cobalamin binding intrinsic factor, which translates to MTRVTLQLLTLLWAMTGTSTQTRSSCSVPLAEQPLVNGIQVLMESSVVNSAFPNPSILIAMNLAGAYNLEAQKNLTFKLMDSDTADLTVGQLALTIMALTSSCHNPGNKVSILQRQMENWAPSSLNIPASSFYGPSLAILALCQKHPATTLPVAAHFAKSLLANSSPFDVDTGAVVTLALTCMYNKIPIGSEEGYRALFSQVLKNTVENISMRILDNGIIGNIYSTGLAMQALSVTPEPPKKEWNCQQTMDSVLDEMKEGKFHNPMSIAQILPSLKGKTYLDVPYVSCSPGHEVQPTLPSHPSRVPTSASNITVKYTINNQLRGVELLFNETINVSVKGGSVLLVVLEEAQHKNPTFKFETTMTSWGLVVSSINNIAENVTHKTYWQFLSGKTPLNEGVADYIPFNCEHITANFTQY; encoded by the exons ATGACCCGGGTCACCCTCCAACTCCTGACCCTTCTCTGGGCTATGACTGGGACCAGCACCCAGACCCGAAGCTCATGCT CTGTTCCCTTAGCAGAGCAGCCCTTGGTTAATGGCATCCAAGTGCTCATGGAGAGCTCCGTGGTCAACTCTGCCTTCCCAAACCCCAGCATCCTTATTGCCATGAACCTGGCCGGAGCCTACAACTTGGAGGCCCAGAAGAACCTGACTTTCAAGCTCATGGACAGTGACACAGCTG ACCTTACCGTTGGTCAGCTTGCCCTCACCATTATGGCCCTCACCTCCTCCTGCCACAACCCTGGGAACAAAGTATCGATTCTACAGAGACAAATGGAGAACTGGGCACCTTCCA GCCTCAATATCCCTGCTTCATCCTTCTATGGGCCCAGCCTGGCGATCTTGGCGCTGTGCCAGAAACACCCGGCGACGACCTTACCCGTAGCAGCCCACTTTGCCAAGAGCCTGCTGGCCAATTCCTCTCCCTTCGACGTGG ACACAGGAGCAGTGGTGACCTTGGCTCTGACCTGTATGTACAACAAGATCCCCATAGGTTCAGAGGAAGGTTACAGAGCCCTGTTCAGCCAGGTACTAAAGAACACTGTGGAGAATATCAGCATGAGGATCCTAGACAACGGCATCATCGGAAACATCTACAGCACTGGCCTTGCCATGCAG gCTCTCTCCGTGACACCTGAACCACCTAAGAAGGAGTGGAACTGCCAGCAGACCATGGATTCTGTACTGGATGAGATGAAGGAGGGGAAATTCCACAACCCCATGTCCATTGCCCAAATTCTCCCTTCCCTAAAAGGCAAGACATACCTAGATGTGCCCTACGTGTCTTGCAGCCCTG GTCATGAGGTGCAACCAACTCTGCCCAGCCATCCTAGCCGTGTTCCCACCTCAGCATCCAATATCACCGTCAAGTACACCATAAATAACCAACTGAGGGGTGTGGAGCTTCTCTTCAATGAGACCATCAATGTTAGTGTAAAAGGAGGATCAGTGCTACTTGTTGTCCTAGAGGAAGCACAGCACAAAAACCCCACATTCAA ATTTGAAACCACAATGACATCCTGGGGACTTGTGGTCTCTTCTATTAACAATATCGCTGAAAATGTTACTCACAAGACGTATTGGCAGTTCCTGAGCGGCAAAACACCTTTAAATGAag GAGTTGCTGACTACATACCCTTCAACTGCGAGCACATCACAGCCAACTTCACACAGTACTAA